Proteins from a single region of Maridesulfovibrio ferrireducens:
- the aprA gene encoding adenylyl-sulfate reductase subunit alpha produces MPLLPTKEAAKGVALAEPELIEKDVDLLLVGGGMGNCGVAYEACRWIQKVGGDLSIMLLDKAAMERSGAIAQGLSAINTYLGENNADDYVRMVRTDLMGIVREDLIFDLGRHVDDSVHLFEEWGLPCWIKKDGKNLDGAQAKAAGLSLRNGDACVRSGRWQMMINGESYKCIVAEAAKLALGEDGYMERIFIVKMLLDANEPNRIAGAVGFSTRENKVYVFKCNAAVVACGGAVNVYRPRSTGEGMGRAWYPVWNAGSTYTMCAQVGAEMTMMENRFVPARFKDGYGPVGAWFLLFKAKATNYKGEDYCETNRAMLKPYEDRGYAKGHVIPTCLRNHMMLREMREGRGPIYMDTATALQNTFKELSPAEQKHLESEAWEDFLDMCVGQANLWACMNIKPEESGSEIMPTEPYLLGSHSGCCGIWTSGPDEDWVPEDYKVKADNGKVYNRMTTVNGLFTCADGVGASGHKFSSGSHAEGRIVGKQMVRWCVDHKDFKPTIKENIADLAKELYQPWYTYEAGKSISTCPIVNPNYITPKNFMMRLVKCTDEYGGGCGTMYVTSGALLTTGFKLLGMLEEDSQKLAARDLHELMRCWEQFHRLWTVRLHMQHISFREESRYPGFYYRGDFMGLDDTNWKCFVNSKYDVEKGETVVFKKTYHQIIPV; encoded by the coding sequence TGCTTCTCGACAAAGCCGCTATGGAACGTTCCGGTGCTATCGCACAGGGTCTTTCCGCTATTAATACATATCTCGGTGAAAACAATGCTGACGATTACGTCCGCATGGTTCGTACTGACCTCATGGGCATCGTCCGTGAAGACCTTATCTTTGACTTAGGTCGTCACGTTGATGATTCCGTTCATCTTTTTGAAGAGTGGGGCCTTCCTTGCTGGATCAAAAAAGATGGTAAAAACCTCGACGGTGCTCAGGCAAAGGCTGCTGGCCTCTCCCTGCGCAACGGCGACGCTTGCGTTCGTTCCGGACGTTGGCAGATGATGATCAACGGTGAATCCTACAAGTGTATCGTTGCTGAAGCAGCCAAATTGGCTCTCGGCGAAGATGGCTACATGGAACGTATCTTCATCGTAAAAATGCTCCTCGACGCTAATGAGCCAAACCGCATCGCTGGTGCTGTTGGTTTCTCCACTCGTGAGAACAAAGTATACGTATTCAAGTGCAACGCAGCTGTAGTAGCTTGTGGTGGTGCTGTAAACGTTTACCGTCCTCGTTCCACTGGTGAAGGTATGGGTCGTGCATGGTATCCAGTATGGAACGCAGGTTCCACTTATACTATGTGTGCTCAGGTTGGCGCTGAAATGACCATGATGGAAAACCGCTTCGTACCTGCTCGTTTTAAAGACGGTTACGGACCTGTTGGTGCATGGTTCTTGCTTTTCAAAGCTAAAGCAACCAACTATAAAGGTGAAGACTATTGCGAAACAAACCGCGCAATGCTCAAACCTTATGAAGATCGTGGATACGCTAAAGGACATGTAATTCCTACTTGTCTCCGTAACCACATGATGCTTCGTGAAATGCGCGAAGGTCGCGGTCCAATTTACATGGATACCGCTACTGCGCTTCAGAACACTTTCAAAGAACTCTCTCCCGCTGAGCAGAAGCACCTTGAGTCTGAAGCTTGGGAAGATTTCCTTGATATGTGTGTTGGCCAGGCCAACCTCTGGGCATGTATGAATATCAAACCAGAAGAATCTGGTTCTGAAATCATGCCTACTGAACCATACCTTCTCGGATCTCACTCCGGTTGTTGTGGTATCTGGACTTCCGGTCCTGATGAAGACTGGGTTCCTGAAGATTACAAAGTGAAAGCTGATAACGGTAAAGTCTACAACCGTATGACTACTGTTAACGGTCTCTTCACTTGTGCTGATGGTGTCGGTGCTTCCGGCCATAAGTTCTCTTCCGGTTCACATGCTGAAGGCCGTATCGTTGGTAAGCAGATGGTTCGTTGGTGTGTAGATCACAAAGACTTCAAACCAACAATCAAAGAAAATATTGCTGACCTCGCTAAAGAATTGTACCAGCCTTGGTATACTTACGAAGCAGGCAAATCTATTTCTACTTGCCCAATTGTCAACCCTAATTATATCACTCCTAAGAACTTCATGATGCGCCTCGTAAAGTGCACCGATGAGTACGGTGGTGGTTGTGGAACAATGTACGTCACTTCCGGCGCTCTTCTAACTACAGGTTTCAAGCTTCTTGGAATGCTGGAAGAAGATAGTCAGAAATTGGCTGCACGTGACCTCCACGAATTGATGCGTTGTTGGGAACAGTTCCACAGATTGTGGACTGTACGCCTGCACATGCAGCACATCAGCTTCCGTGAAGAATCCCGTTATCCTGGATTCTACTACCGCGGAGACTTCATGGGTCTTGATGACACCAACTGGAAATGTTTCGTAAACTCCAAATACGATGTTGAAAAAGGCGAAACCGTCGTTTTCAAGAAAACATACCACCAGATCATCCCTGTTTAA
- a CDS encoding CoB--CoM heterodisulfide reductase iron-sulfur subunit A family protein, with the protein MSKSILVVGGGFSGITAALEAAEVGHEVFIVEKAPFLGGRVMQLNKYFPKLCPPSCGLEIQFQRIKNNKNVKFFTLAEVESISGSKGDFEVKIRIKPRYVGPGSIDLNEVIAKLSNNVTDEFEFKLCDRKALYMDVPFAFPARYVLEKENCTDADLKLLEGIDAIDLKDEEKVITLNVGSIVYATGWKPYDVTKLSNLGAGTVQNCITNMQMERLAAPSGPTSGMIVRPSDGARPKNVAFVQCAGSRDENHLNYCSYICCMASLKQAAYVREQYPDAKVTVYYIDLRTPGRYDKFAKRILSDDKINAVKGKVAEVIEVSGSGNVLVTVEDAETGIKAQNEHDLIVLATGMQPSLAGVPVPSGVQVDDQGFIIGGEEQGIFAAGCARQPLDVTKTAQSGTAAALKAIQTVIGR; encoded by the coding sequence ATGTCAAAAAGCATACTTGTCGTTGGTGGCGGGTTCAGCGGAATAACTGCTGCACTCGAAGCCGCTGAAGTAGGCCATGAAGTCTTCATCGTAGAGAAGGCGCCATTCCTGGGTGGCCGAGTGATGCAGCTGAATAAGTATTTTCCAAAGCTGTGTCCCCCTTCCTGCGGTCTGGAGATTCAATTTCAGAGAATCAAAAACAATAAGAACGTAAAGTTCTTTACCTTGGCTGAAGTAGAATCCATCAGTGGTTCTAAAGGGGATTTTGAAGTCAAAATCCGCATCAAGCCTAGGTATGTCGGTCCCGGCAGTATTGATTTAAACGAAGTCATCGCAAAACTTTCCAATAACGTTACCGATGAATTCGAATTCAAACTCTGTGACCGTAAAGCCCTTTACATGGATGTTCCTTTTGCGTTCCCCGCAAGATACGTCCTTGAAAAGGAAAACTGTACTGATGCTGACCTCAAACTTCTCGAAGGAATCGATGCTATCGATCTCAAAGACGAAGAAAAGGTCATCACTCTCAATGTCGGTTCCATCGTTTATGCTACCGGTTGGAAGCCTTACGATGTAACTAAACTTTCAAATCTTGGTGCTGGAACTGTACAGAACTGCATTACTAATATGCAGATGGAACGTCTTGCAGCTCCCAGTGGTCCTACAAGCGGCATGATTGTCCGTCCTTCTGACGGTGCTCGGCCAAAAAATGTCGCGTTCGTACAATGTGCGGGTTCACGTGACGAAAATCATCTCAATTACTGTTCATACATTTGCTGCATGGCTTCTTTGAAGCAGGCCGCTTATGTTCGTGAGCAGTACCCTGATGCAAAGGTTACTGTTTATTACATCGACCTTCGTACTCCGGGCCGTTACGACAAATTTGCCAAACGTATTCTTTCTGATGACAAGATCAACGCCGTTAAAGGTAAGGTCGCTGAAGTTATCGAAGTTTCCGGTTCTGGCAATGTTCTCGTCACAGTTGAGGATGCTGAAACCGGTATTAAGGCGCAGAATGAGCATGATCTCATTGTCTTGGCTACCGGAATGCAGCCTAGTCTCGCAGGTGTTCCGGTTCCTTCCGGAGTGCAGGTTGATGATCAGGGCTTCATTATAGGCGGAGAAGAACAAGGCATTTTCGCCGCCGGGTGTGCAAGGCAACCTCTGGACGTCACAAAGACAGCCCAGTCTGGTACCGCCGCCGCTCTGAAAGCGATTCAAACGGTGATAGGGAGGTAA
- a CDS encoding FAD-dependent oxidoreductase, with protein sequence MPEKIGVYFDQASISPYLIAEDLAEVVSKVCASECPVIKCHPRLNSEEGRKLIQEDIDAGIVDAVCICGTSPRVDWDIFNFDNVMVERVNLREQCIKVFRNPDGTLPDPNGEVPELLKIMANEYVRMGITKLTKGNTSENQIIGSTKVVMVLGGGFTGLTAALYAAKTNHDVILVEKADALGGKAATMYKTFPLSYPYLEAHETGIEALIAEVESNSRIKVLKSAHLDTLEGAPGDYTASVTVGSSKEELPVGALVLATGWVPQDTKYVEPMGYGSSKVVTAAEFEAMVKAGKMDASSVAFVLDTRLSEAKFAAEEDAYANRSDEQVASDEADAKVAADAAKVEGEEDAFVYEDMESYKHLPYSAELSSLVALKQANYVREMNSNGIAYIIYDHMMVPGVNERYYRAAQDDPGIMLTKGTVTSITEEGSSMVVAASNTLLGENIEIQADLVVVPTGMVPTTAHDPTINLVYRQGPAFPDLQQFAGYADSNYICFPYETRRTGIYAAGCVRQPMTMGLAREDAAGAVLKAIQCINSANHGVAVHPRSGDNTYPVFNFMRCTQCKRCTEECPFGALDDDEKGTPKPNPSRCRRCGTCMGACPERVIGFDNYNIDMIGSMIKQVQVPDDMEEGGPRFIVLACENDAYPALDMAAMRGKGWSPYVRVIPVRCLGSVNTIWIADAMSKGIDGVLLLGCKYGEDYQCHFVKGSELCNRRMENVADSLKRLGVEPERVVQSELAIDEYDKVSDLIDTFVNDMIKIGPNPFKGY encoded by the coding sequence ATGCCCGAAAAAATCGGAGTTTATTTCGACCAAGCAAGCATTTCTCCTTACCTTATAGCTGAAGACCTTGCTGAAGTAGTCAGTAAGGTTTGCGCAAGCGAGTGTCCGGTGATCAAGTGTCACCCGAGACTAAACAGCGAAGAAGGAAGAAAGCTTATTCAGGAAGATATCGACGCTGGCATCGTCGATGCAGTCTGTATCTGCGGCACAAGCCCTCGCGTGGATTGGGACATTTTCAACTTTGATAACGTCATGGTTGAACGTGTTAATCTGCGTGAACAGTGCATCAAGGTTTTCAGGAACCCTGACGGCACATTGCCTGATCCAAACGGAGAAGTTCCTGAACTCCTCAAAATAATGGCAAATGAATATGTCAGAATGGGAATCACTAAACTAACCAAAGGTAACACCTCTGAAAATCAGATTATAGGTTCTACTAAGGTTGTTATGGTTCTTGGTGGTGGTTTTACCGGTCTTACCGCAGCTCTTTATGCAGCAAAGACCAACCACGACGTAATTCTGGTTGAGAAAGCTGATGCTCTTGGCGGTAAAGCTGCCACTATGTATAAGACTTTCCCACTTTCATATCCCTATCTCGAAGCTCATGAAACCGGAATTGAAGCTCTGATTGCTGAAGTTGAATCAAACTCCAGAATTAAAGTTCTCAAATCCGCACATCTTGATACTCTTGAAGGTGCTCCCGGTGATTATACAGCCAGCGTAACAGTTGGTTCCAGCAAAGAAGAACTGCCCGTTGGCGCACTTGTTCTTGCTACCGGTTGGGTTCCTCAGGATACTAAGTATGTTGAGCCTATGGGTTACGGTTCTTCCAAAGTTGTTACTGCTGCTGAATTTGAAGCAATGGTCAAAGCAGGAAAAATGGACGCATCGTCTGTTGCTTTTGTTCTTGATACACGCCTCAGTGAAGCAAAGTTTGCAGCAGAAGAAGATGCTTATGCTAATCGTTCTGACGAGCAGGTTGCTTCTGATGAAGCTGACGCAAAAGTAGCGGCTGATGCTGCAAAAGTAGAGGGTGAAGAAGACGCATTCGTTTACGAGGATATGGAATCCTATAAACATCTTCCTTACAGCGCAGAACTCAGCAGTCTTGTAGCTCTCAAGCAGGCCAACTACGTTCGTGAAATGAACTCAAACGGCATTGCATACATCATCTATGACCACATGATGGTTCCGGGTGTGAATGAGCGTTACTACCGTGCTGCCCAGGATGATCCGGGTATCATGCTGACCAAAGGTACTGTTACTTCCATTACGGAAGAGGGCAGTTCCATGGTTGTTGCTGCAAGCAATACTCTTCTCGGTGAAAATATTGAAATTCAGGCTGATCTGGTCGTTGTTCCTACAGGCATGGTTCCAACCACTGCTCACGATCCGACCATCAACCTCGTATATAGACAAGGACCTGCATTCCCCGATCTCCAGCAGTTCGCAGGATATGCAGACTCCAATTACATCTGTTTCCCTTATGAAACTCGCCGTACCGGTATTTATGCCGCCGGTTGTGTTCGTCAGCCCATGACAATGGGACTTGCAAGGGAAGATGCAGCCGGTGCTGTTCTCAAAGCTATTCAGTGTATCAACTCCGCCAATCATGGCGTAGCTGTTCATCCTCGCTCTGGTGACAATACCTATCCTGTATTCAACTTCATGCGTTGCACACAGTGTAAACGTTGCACAGAAGAATGTCCTTTCGGTGCACTTGATGATGATGAAAAAGGAACACCAAAGCCGAATCCGTCACGCTGCCGTCGCTGTGGTACCTGTATGGGGGCCTGCCCTGAGCGTGTAATCGGATTTGACAATTATAATATCGACATGATCGGCTCCATGATTAAGCAGGTTCAAGTTCCTGATGACATGGAAGAAGGTGGTCCTAGATTTATCGTGCTTGCTTGCGAAAACGATGCTTACCCTGCACTCGACATGGCTGCCATGCGAGGTAAAGGCTGGTCCCCTTATGTTCGTGTAATTCCTGTTCGCTGTCTCGGCTCTGTGAATACCATCTGGATTGCAGATGCTATGAGTAAGGGTATTGATGGAGTTCTGTTGCTCGGATGTAAGTACGGTGAAGATTATCAGTGCCACTTTGTGAAAGGTTCTGAACTGTGTAACCGCCGTATGGAAAACGTTGCTGATTCTCTCAAGAGACTTGGCGTCGAACCTGAACGTGTTGTCCAGTCCGAACTCGCCATTGACGAATACGACAAGGTTTCTGACCTTATCGATACCTTTGTTAATGACATGATCAAGATTGGTCCCAACCCGTTCAAGGGCTACTAG
- the qmoC gene encoding quinone-interacting membrane-bound oxidoreductase complex subunit QmoC, giving the protein MEKDVRIKPDLQFIKELQEVGGDAVKKCYQCATCSVACPLSPADNPYPRKEMVWAQWGLKDKLVKDIDIWLCHNCGACSDLCPRGARPADLLAAMRNLAYQKIATPTFIGKWMSSPKHLPKLIAIPAAIYMVIWFIMAGVRGSFFPLKDGKVVYGHLFPGDFTIDPIFMIAFGFMVWTFYKGVKNLIGSFADQPKVFAVGDKSERPSLLVCFVDVCRNELLTHSKWKECGESDEADEQKFNGHRFLMLAFICLMVVTGIVAVTHWGGKVIPFLTAIGHTPMPLWHPVKILANIGAVMLVYSLLLLTKRRLNQDDSSHVSTYYDWYLLGLIWTIAGTGIMCELLRLFGIAILAYPMYYVHLVAVFMMFVYLPWSKLGHLVYRTAALTYAKHIGRLPMPVREEKTFTL; this is encoded by the coding sequence ATGGAAAAAGATGTTCGCATCAAACCGGATCTGCAGTTTATCAAAGAGCTCCAGGAAGTCGGTGGAGACGCAGTCAAAAAGTGCTATCAGTGCGCAACTTGCAGTGTAGCCTGTCCTCTGTCGCCTGCTGACAACCCTTATCCGCGTAAGGAAATGGTCTGGGCTCAGTGGGGCCTTAAAGATAAACTTGTTAAAGATATCGATATATGGCTTTGCCATAATTGCGGAGCATGCTCCGACCTGTGTCCACGTGGCGCACGTCCAGCTGATTTGCTCGCAGCTATGCGTAATCTAGCCTATCAGAAGATAGCTACCCCAACCTTTATTGGTAAGTGGATGAGCTCTCCGAAACATCTGCCGAAGCTTATTGCTATCCCGGCAGCTATTTACATGGTGATTTGGTTCATCATGGCAGGAGTTCGTGGTTCCTTCTTCCCTCTTAAAGATGGAAAAGTCGTTTACGGGCATCTTTTCCCCGGCGATTTTACTATTGACCCGATCTTCATGATTGCTTTCGGTTTCATGGTTTGGACCTTCTATAAAGGAGTCAAAAACCTTATCGGATCATTCGCAGATCAACCAAAGGTCTTTGCTGTTGGTGATAAATCTGAAAGACCAAGTCTTTTGGTGTGCTTTGTGGATGTTTGCAGAAATGAACTTCTGACACATTCCAAATGGAAAGAATGCGGTGAATCCGATGAAGCTGATGAACAGAAGTTTAATGGACATAGATTCCTTATGCTCGCATTCATCTGCTTGATGGTAGTAACAGGCATAGTTGCTGTTACCCATTGGGGAGGAAAGGTTATACCGTTCCTTACCGCTATCGGTCATACTCCGATGCCTCTGTGGCACCCGGTTAAGATTCTTGCCAACATTGGCGCAGTAATGCTCGTTTATTCATTGTTGCTGCTTACCAAACGTCGCTTGAATCAGGATGATTCCTCGCATGTATCTACCTATTATGACTGGTACTTACTTGGACTTATCTGGACAATTGCAGGAACTGGTATCATGTGTGAATTGCTTCGCCTCTTCGGCATCGCGATTCTTGCATACCCCATGTACTATGTGCATCTTGTCGCCGTGTTTATGATGTTTGTCTATCTGCCGTGGTCCAAGCTTGGCCATCTGGTCTACAGGACTGCAGCTTTAACTTATGCAAAACACATCGGCCGTCTACCAATGCCGGTCCGTGAAGAAAAGACTTTTACTCTGTAA
- a CDS encoding ABC transporter ATP-binding protein, with product MAELHLHDVSVRFGGLQALSEVNFSLMPGEIVGLIGPNGAGKTTVFNVITGVYNASGGDVVYDGGSLQGLKPYQVLAKGIARTFQNIRLFQNMTALENVMVAQHSRTGCGVLGAIFRTPRQKREEQRIKEKAMEELRFAELEDFADEVASNLPYGHQRRLEIARALASEPSSVLLDEPAAGLNPAESSELMETIRRISGRGINVLMVEHDMKVVMGICQRLVVLDHGVMIAKGNPEEIQKNPAVIEAYLGN from the coding sequence ATGGCAGAACTACATTTACACGACGTGAGCGTCCGTTTTGGCGGATTGCAGGCTTTGTCAGAGGTTAACTTCTCTCTTATGCCGGGGGAAATTGTAGGGCTTATCGGTCCCAACGGTGCAGGTAAAACAACTGTGTTTAATGTTATTACCGGAGTGTACAATGCTTCCGGTGGTGATGTTGTTTATGATGGTGGGAGTCTTCAAGGGCTCAAGCCGTATCAGGTTCTTGCAAAGGGCATCGCCCGTACTTTTCAGAATATTCGTCTTTTCCAGAATATGACAGCTCTTGAGAACGTAATGGTTGCTCAACATTCCCGCACTGGGTGCGGGGTGCTTGGCGCAATTTTTCGTACACCTCGTCAGAAGCGTGAAGAGCAAAGAATTAAAGAAAAGGCAATGGAAGAGTTACGGTTTGCCGAACTGGAGGACTTCGCTGATGAAGTCGCATCCAACCTTCCTTACGGTCATCAAAGGCGGCTTGAAATAGCACGCGCTTTGGCTTCAGAACCGAGTTCGGTTCTGCTTGATGAACCGGCGGCAGGACTCAACCCTGCTGAAAGTTCCGAGTTAATGGAAACCATTCGTAGAATCTCCGGTAGAGGGATAAACGTGTTGATGGTGGAGCATGACATGAAAGTTGTTATGGGAATCTGTCAGAGACTTGTTGTTCTTGATCACGGAGTAATGATTGCAAAGGGAAATCCTGAAGAAATTCAGAAAAATCCTGCTGTAATTGAGGCATATCTCGGTAATTAA
- a CDS encoding branched-chain amino acid ABC transporter substrate-binding protein has protein sequence MKRLFLTVLLAAAVVMLGSGIAFAKTLKIGTMGPLTGPYAADGNDIKNGVLTAVEVVKANGGIAGFDEIEVLPQDTACEPRQAVATANKLINEGVNGVVGSYCSSATLPASEVLDEESIIMITPASTNEKVTSRGLPYMFRMCGRDDDQGAIAVKFMIEKLGAKSIYVVDDKTAYSQGLADGVEKMSAAAGLKVLGHEHVNQGDKDFSAILTKVKTEKPDVFYMSMQNSATGALMLIQAKRMGIKAAVLAQDAVYHPQLIEIAKDAAENVYLTFGYINDNAPAYKEFYSAYQPKFGSPGAYSGYAYDSAIAYLKAVEAAGSTDPAKVKAELMKLDYEGATKHVKFKANGDSGSNYIIRTVKDGKFSNYWNPATGELY, from the coding sequence ATGAAACGTTTATTTCTGACCGTTTTGCTGGCCGCGGCTGTAGTAATGCTCGGCTCCGGCATAGCATTCGCAAAAACACTCAAAATCGGCACAATGGGTCCTCTAACCGGCCCTTACGCAGCTGATGGTAATGATATTAAGAACGGTGTCTTAACTGCTGTTGAAGTTGTTAAAGCCAACGGTGGCATTGCCGGTTTTGACGAAATTGAAGTTCTTCCACAGGATACTGCATGCGAACCCCGTCAGGCAGTAGCCACAGCAAATAAACTGATCAACGAAGGCGTAAACGGCGTTGTCGGATCATATTGTTCGAGCGCAACTCTCCCCGCATCTGAAGTTCTTGATGAAGAAAGCATCATCATGATTACACCTGCTTCCACTAACGAAAAAGTTACTTCCCGCGGTCTTCCTTATATGTTCCGCATGTGCGGGCGTGATGATGATCAGGGTGCAATCGCAGTAAAGTTTATGATCGAAAAGTTAGGAGCTAAATCTATCTACGTTGTAGATGATAAAACTGCTTATTCACAGGGACTTGCTGACGGTGTAGAAAAAATGAGTGCTGCTGCTGGATTGAAAGTTCTTGGCCATGAGCATGTGAACCAGGGCGATAAAGATTTTTCAGCTATTTTAACTAAAGTAAAAACAGAAAAACCTGACGTATTTTACATGAGTATGCAGAATTCAGCTACCGGTGCGTTGATGCTTATTCAGGCAAAGCGCATGGGTATAAAGGCTGCTGTTCTCGCACAGGATGCAGTTTATCATCCTCAGTTGATCGAAATTGCAAAAGATGCTGCTGAAAATGTATATCTTACTTTTGGTTATATTAATGACAACGCTCCCGCATACAAAGAATTCTATTCTGCATATCAGCCTAAGTTCGGTAGTCCCGGTGCTTATTCCGGTTATGCATATGACAGTGCTATTGCATACTTGAAAGCAGTTGAAGCTGCCGGTTCCACTGATCCTGCTAAAGTTAAAGCTGAGCTTATGAAGCTTGATTATGAAGGTGCTACAAAGCACGTTAAGTTTAAAGCTAATGGAGATTCCGGTTCTAACTACATTATCCGTACTGTTAAAGACGGAAAGTTCAGTAATTACTGGAACCCAGCAACTGGAGAGCTTTACTAG
- a CDS encoding branched-chain amino acid ABC transporter permease, which yields MEYFIQQLINGITLGSVYALIALGYTMVYGIIQLINFAHGEFFAAGGYVGVIFMSYLVSQGAPAWVCLSGSLILAMAYCAMLAVAVEKVAYKPLRNSSRLSVLLSALGMSIFLQNGLMLTQGVYDKPYPTELTQGGFELGNVMLSYMQLFIVSLTAFLLVALNVLVFKTRIGKAMRSTAQDKVMSALVGINANRTISITFAIGASLAAAAGIMVGLYYGSVRYDMGFVPGIKAFAAAVLGGIGNITGAMIGGFIIGMVEIFAAGYISGEYKDVFAFVILIAVLYFRPSGIMGENVDDTRV from the coding sequence ATGGAATATTTTATTCAACAACTCATCAATGGTATAACACTCGGTAGCGTATATGCGCTCATCGCTCTCGGTTATACTATGGTGTATGGCATTATTCAGCTCATTAACTTTGCTCATGGCGAATTTTTTGCGGCTGGCGGTTATGTAGGCGTTATTTTCATGAGTTATCTTGTGTCTCAGGGGGCTCCTGCATGGGTTTGTCTTTCAGGATCTTTGATTCTGGCGATGGCATACTGCGCAATGCTTGCTGTGGCTGTAGAAAAGGTAGCTTATAAACCACTGAGAAACTCATCCAGACTTTCTGTTCTGCTTTCCGCATTGGGTATGTCAATTTTCCTTCAGAACGGCTTGATGCTTACTCAGGGTGTGTACGACAAACCCTATCCTACCGAGTTGACTCAGGGTGGTTTTGAACTTGGTAATGTAATGCTTTCGTACATGCAGCTTTTTATTGTAAGTCTGACAGCATTTTTGCTTGTGGCTCTTAATGTTCTTGTTTTTAAAACCAGAATAGGTAAGGCGATGCGCTCTACTGCGCAGGATAAAGTAATGTCTGCGCTTGTTGGAATTAATGCCAACCGTACAATCAGTATCACTTTCGCAATAGGAGCCAGTCTTGCTGCTGCAGCCGGAATAATGGTCGGGCTTTATTATGGTTCAGTTCGATACGATATGGGGTTTGTCCCCGGCATCAAGGCTTTTGCTGCCGCTGTATTAGGTGGTATCGGGAATATTACCGGTGCGATGATCGGTGGCTTTATTATCGGAATGGTAGAGATTTTTGCCGCAGGTTATATTTCAGGTGAATATAAGGACGTATTTGCGTTCGTGATACTTATAGCGGTTCTTTATTTCAGACCTTCAGGAATCATGGGAGAGAACGTTGACGATACCAGAGTTTAA
- the livM gene encoding high-affinity branched-chain amino acid ABC transporter permease LivM codes for MVWLFILLWPLLGVKPEGLEIAGTFNVWWRIALGCSFILFLYQLNKGGAFKFISRPVSAVAGSMKSASSVVPLAVWFVIGIGCVALLPQLTGRYAQDVAINCMIYVCLGLGLNVVVGLAGMLDLGYIAFYGIGAYTYAILSVQFQLSFWICLPISAAAAGLGAWLIGYCSMRMRGDYLAIVTLGFAEIVRMVLNNWMSLTNGPNGITGIKAPGFYWFDFTNGMTLEHLWLKKLSLVYYVILLLVVFTIIAVYRLQHSRIGRAWEAIREDETAAEVMGVPTFYMKLLAYCTGACFGGLAGAFYAARMRFVSPESFTFLESAMVLSMVVLGGMGSIPGVILGALALIALPEIFREFELYRMLVFGGVMTLMMLFRPQGLLPPTRKMRAGKD; via the coding sequence ATGGTCTGGCTGTTCATCCTGTTGTGGCCCCTGCTTGGCGTTAAGCCTGAAGGCCTTGAGATTGCCGGAACATTTAATGTCTGGTGGAGAATCGCTTTAGGCTGCTCATTTATATTGTTTTTGTATCAATTAAATAAGGGCGGAGCATTTAAGTTTATATCCAGACCTGTGTCAGCAGTAGCGGGTAGCATGAAAAGTGCTTCTTCTGTTGTGCCTCTTGCAGTCTGGTTTGTTATAGGCATTGGTTGCGTTGCCTTATTGCCTCAGCTCACCGGGCGTTATGCTCAGGATGTCGCGATAAACTGTATGATCTACGTTTGTCTCGGCCTTGGCCTTAATGTGGTTGTCGGTTTGGCAGGGATGCTAGATCTTGGATATATCGCATTTTACGGCATCGGAGCTTATACTTACGCGATACTCTCAGTTCAATTTCAGCTTTCATTCTGGATTTGCTTGCCCATAAGTGCTGCTGCGGCGGGCTTAGGAGCATGGTTGATCGGTTATTGCTCTATGAGAATGAGGGGAGATTATCTGGCTATCGTGACGCTGGGTTTTGCTGAAATTGTGCGCATGGTGCTTAATAACTGGATGAGTCTGACCAATGGACCTAATGGGATAACCGGTATTAAGGCTCCCGGATTTTACTGGTTTGACTTTACCAATGGCATGACTCTGGAACACCTCTGGCTTAAAAAACTTTCACTTGTATATTATGTGATACTTCTTCTTGTAGTATTTACGATTATCGCAGTTTATCGCTTACAGCATTCCCGTATCGGTAGAGCATGGGAAGCTATTCGTGAAGATGAAACAGCTGCGGAAGTTATGGGCGTTCCCACCTTTTACATGAAGCTTCTGGCGTATTGTACAGGGGCGTGTTTCGGTGGTCTGGCCGGAGCATTTTATGCTGCACGGATGAGATTTGTAAGCCCTGAATCTTTCACTTTCCTTGAATCTGCAATGGTGCTTTCCATGGTTGTTCTCGGGGGTATGGGATCAATTCCGGGCGTTATTCTGGGAGCTTTAGCACTTATAGCACTTCCGGAAATATTCAGAGAATTTGAATTATATCGCATGCTGGTTTTCGGGGGAGTAATGACTCTTATGATGCTCTTCAGGCCTCAGGGACTTTTACCACCCACACGTAAAATGCGTGCTGGAAAGGATTAA